gtaaatatgatgATTTACCTTTGCCGTTTTGAAGAGATTGGGAAAAGCTGGAAAGCTCAATTGAGCCAGTTGGATAAAATCCTTCCTTGTGAGACCTAAAGACAAATTTCTATCAACACAGTGTTTACATGGACACAAAAGGTAGCAGACATTTTAAATCAGTAATTATAATGTAGTAGCAAACCATGGTGTATTCCACTTATGTTTTACCTTTTACATGCACAAAACaccttgtataaaaaaaacataaaacctgaCAAAATGCTCCATGCACATGAATGTACTAGTTAATGCCATGTACCTGAGATTTCATTCAGTTTCCTGATGGCAGGTTCCTCCAGTTTTTCGAGCTGGTCCTTCAATATTATCTCAAAGGTTTTGTAGTTGATGAAGCTTGGAAGTTCTCTTCCTCTGTATTTCTTCTCATACTCCTGCAGTTCCTTCTCAATGCTCTTATTAACTAGAAATTTTTTCCaatgttaaaggtaaatgacTAACTTTGGTATGGTCAAAGACATGCTTACAATTTCTTTCACACATTTTGCTTGCCATAAAtttccatttaaattaattaaaaattatgcTGAAATAAATGGTTTTCAAACGGGCAAAATCATCAGCATCCTACGCCAATGAAATTAGTGTATTTGATGACATTTTATGTGTATACATGCATATCTGCGATGCCCTTGATGTACAGCCACACAGATAGATTTAGACTCACAGTTCTGAACTGATTGGTCTAGATAATTCATCCAGTCATCAAAGTGTTTCCTCAGACTTGAGAAGATGTTAACATGTGGCATATTCCTCCGGTCTTCTCCAACTGATAGGTTGATGACATCCTTAGTAAATGCTGTGAttttctaataaacaaacaaaaatctgtgGTCAGATTTAGAAACTCAACCACATGCTTTCTAGTATCATTATAgttacataacaaaaaaaagaaaaagctgtaTTAAAATGGTACCATAGAATATTTTGCCAAATTTCAGATGAAAAGGCAAAAATTATAATACATTTAGTGTTTTATAGTGTCAAGGATATCAATTTAAAACTTCCTTCTCTTTTATGGTGTTATtttgtgctatgatgaggcttattattatgattattgtcagtattaatattaatcctATTTTAACACTTGCACTTTCAAATGCTGACAAGCAGAACCCAGTGCAGATCTGCCTCCAGAGGCCATCAAGGCAACCTGTAACACTGAGATCTGAGGTCTGCTCCATGACGAGATTGTGTGGCCTCCACCATTGTGTTTGGTGATGAGGCTGATGTTGCAGTCTTTCCCTGACTCTTGCTCTTCTTTCTTTTAGTTAActccatttatttaaattagacCTGTTAGACCTGCATTTAATTTAGGTTTTGTGTACAACTCACATCAGTCAGGAAGTTAATTCTTTGGTTTGGTTCTGTAGGAAGCCCTGGGCCATAGGCATGTAGTTCAGTCAGAGTTTCATGCAAATCCTTCTGAATTTGCTCCTCCAAACGTGGCAGATAacgctaaacacacacacacacacacacacacacacacacacacacacacacacacacacacacacacacacacacatttggcaaGGATTGACATAAATTGTATTACCAGCAAGGTCATTTGAGTACCACACAACCGGCACGCTTCTAGAAAGTATTTACCTCAAATTGAGAGACAAGTTGGAGCGTGAGTTTCTCAGCCAGGTTGGGAATGGTGGCTTTGCCTTCATCATACAGTGTGCTATgaaaatattaattacattttgcaCAAATTTTAAGTTTTTGTATGAGAATACATTTTCCTGGATTTATGAGCATTATGACCATTTGTACAAGATAATATTGTGCACCTTTAAACTCCTAAAATAATAAACTCCATGGtcatttctaaataatttaCCTAAAGACATATCTACTtagagataaaaatgtacacCTGAATTGAGGGTGATTTTCAAAGAAGATCTTCTCTGTCTCAATAGCTTTATTCAGGATGACACGGTCCTGGATCTCCTGCTGTTCTCTGCACTTGACAATCATGTAGCTTTTAGTGAGGTAAATGATCTCATTATTGATGATGGACACCACTGCATCTTCTGTGCCTTTAACCACCAGGTCAGGCTTTGTAAGAATCCCtgttataatcacacacaaaaagtcATGGAAGACATCTACCTACTTAGACAATAAGAAGAAGCATCAAAAGTTTGCATTGTAATGTATTAAAATTATACAGGGATGAAAAGACAATACAGACCAAGGGTTCTCTCGCCATTTGGATCAACTTCCTTAGCCATTTTAAGTGCTTCTGAAGTACCAATGTCCACATTACTCTGCACAACCACCAGGATGATGGTACCTTGCTTTTCTATGAACTTTTGGGTCAACCTCTTACTCTGAAAGAATTTCAGTAATGTGTTGATGTTACATTTCATAgtggtttatttgtatattttatccagatttaacatatttaatcagcatatatttaacattaaataatgTCTAACAATAATTTACCTGTTCACAGATGTCCTTTGGTTGATCTTCCTTTGGCACTCGAACAATTCCAGGCAGATCAATGAGTGTGAGGTCAGGAACATCAGCTGATATCACTTCCAGGCTGATGAGCTCATCACTGATGCCCACAGGCCCAGCTATATTTTCCTGAGCTTAAATTGTCATGAAACAATAATTGAGACAATAAATAGCTAGGTATATACACTCATATAACTAATCaaatctagctagctaacattagacAAAAACAGTAAGCAAATTATATAGctaatgcttaaaaaaatgattGTGATTGTGATATTGAGTCACTACCTTCTTTAATAATCTTCTCAACATCTGCTGGATTATTAAAGTTTTCCACATAATTCAGATACCGGATCTTTCCATGCCAGcagtttttgtttctgttctttgtCATCTTGAGCTCAAGTGGACATCGTGTCACCATGCCTGCATGATAAAGGGTTTTCTTAAGCATTTTTTGTAGATCACAAAAATCCATCTTGTTTTTAACAGTAACCCATGACATGTCCAACAAGTTTTGTCTGAGATATCACAAGGTATTCACAGTACTGTAGGTTTGCTGGTTCTGTGTGGTGCCCAGGCACACTTATTTTTCagacattaatattaaaaaaagttaaatgaagGATATGATGCCAGACAATCCAGTTACTAATACTAAAGAACTGTAAGGAACTGACTTAGATTCCCAAAAAAGAGAGCTCCAGATCCAGTCTAATAAACAGACGTGCGCCAGGTAAAAGCGTTTTTCCTGAGGAATACCTCCATACCTACAGTATGAAAGAGCGGTATGACTGTAAGGCTGTTTCTCACTCGTTTTATGTTGGTGACCTAGTGCTGGCACTATTATCGGTGCCTGAATTGTTTGCTGATATGCCATCCCATACTACAGTTGTTGAACATGACATTGATGTGGGTGATCATTAAACAACACCCATATCAGTAAACCCTTCTAAGCATGCACCGTTGCGAGAGATTGATTATTGTGGTGTTATGAGAAATTGATTATTGTAGTGTTGCGATAGTTCTTATTCCGGGTTTTGACTTCTGCCTGTTTCTGACTCTGAGCCTGGTTTACTCTTGTATGTATTGCTGtggtttacattttgtgtttatacatatatatcacTGTAAAGTTGTACACTGTTTCACTGGCAGTAGGGGTGTGGCTGCCCTTTTTTCTTTGAGAGTGGGTTCCTTTTTCCCCTGTGTGTTTTTGGTAGGGAGTTAGGGAAGTCccactgtattttttatttctttgatttCAGGTAAGAATCGTTACCTaagaattttttgtttattattttggcctgggTACACTCTGAAGAGACACCATTGTACTGtttgttgtatatatttatctatgAAAATATACCAATACacttaaattatatattgtgtCCTTTTGTTTGGCAATTTTTAAAGGTATCAAATCACTGAATCTCGAGCTATAACTCTGTGCAGCCCAACCCTAGACTGGGTTGTCACTAAAAAGCTCCAGATCCAGTCTAATAAACAGACTGGTAAAAACAGACAGGTAAAAGCCTTTTTCCTGAGGACCTCTTTAATTCTCTTCCAAAGTTTTGTTTGTTACCTAACCCGACAGGTAAAGCATGATGATTCTCGCCTGTGAGGATCACTGTGaagtaaataatgtgttttgtttgtcatgCAGTAAGTCAGTGttccagagagacagagaactagagtcaacaccacactaatacCCAAACCAGATAGATCTGAAATTAGCATGTATTCATTTCAGCAAGAAGGAGGTAAATGCCACCAAGTATTGAACAGAATTTTTGTTGATGATTTTAACTGATTTTATAAAAAGTGTGGGCAGGACAATAAAGGAAACCTGAATGTCTAAGGCAAGTTAGCCTGTCCACTTAATCCTAATTTctttacatgcacacacaccagggcTCTACAGCAAGATGTTTTTTGTTAATTCTATGAAAATTAGGTATGATGTGGAAAAGCAACAAATCCAAGTGATTGGCTAATTTGGTTCCTCTGGTGCATGTGGTCTGATGTACCTTTAGTTCCTCATTCACACCCTGATTCACAGATACAGTATCTAGGTTGTTAATTCCCACATACCTGCAGTTTCCTATCACAGTTTGAAGTACAAATCTACAGAGATCAGCAGAGATCTTCTACAGCACATGTGACACTTAAACACCGGgcataaacagcatatatgctTGCAGTatatgttttgtattattttcaattacataaagaaattaaatgaacTGCACACCAACAAACTATCacttttttcattcatcttAAATTCTGAAGTCATTCa
This genomic window from Tachysurus fulvidraco isolate hzauxx_2018 chromosome 18, HZAU_PFXX_2.0, whole genome shotgun sequence contains:
- the LOC113649065 gene encoding interferon-induced GTP-binding protein Mx1-like; translation: MSAILNEPYELKVRPCIDLIDSLRALGLEKDLELPAIVVIGDQSSGKSSVLEALSGVALPRGSGMVTRCPLELKMTKNRNKNCWHGKIRYLNYVENFNNPADVEKIIKEAQENIAGPVGISDELISLEVISADVPDLTLIDLPGIVRVPKEDQPKDICEQSKRLTQKFIEKQGTIILVVVQSNVDIGTSEALKMAKEVDPNGERTLGILTKPDLVVKGTEDAVVSIINNEIIYLTKSYMIVKCREQQEIQDRVILNKAIETEKIFFENHPQFSTLYDEGKATIPNLAEKLTLQLVSQFERYLPRLEEQIQKDLHETLTELHAYGPGLPTEPNQRINFLTDKITAFTKDVINLSVGEDRRNMPHVNIFSSLRKHFDDWMNYLDQSVQNFNKSIEKELQEYEKKYRGRELPSFINYKTFEIILKDQLEKLEEPAIRKLNEISGLTRKDFIQLAQLSFPAFPNLFKTAKTKIEIIKQAKESEAESLLRTQFKMELMICTQDSIYKDTLRMLKSQEEEEERITHGVAPPATHSLYNLSNSEGTREELMRHLKTYYMISTKRLADQVLLVIRYMMVQESAVQLEREMIQLIQGKVNIEELLKEDPDIISKRNNLKSRQKQLRYALNLCAIIQRLNYDL